The following are encoded together in the Anopheles nili chromosome 3, idAnoNiliSN_F5_01, whole genome shotgun sequence genome:
- the LOC128724358 gene encoding LOW QUALITY PROTEIN: uncharacterized protein LOC128724358 (The sequence of the model RefSeq protein was modified relative to this genomic sequence to represent the inferred CDS: substituted 2 bases at 2 genomic stop codons) — translation MSLKECLRHLAVVHQLPRSAVNMMLAILRNKLDLDLPKDARTLIGTPTRVNSQVVPIRGGDFWYGGITSVLTKYVTPVTFSNIPNPEDAQFSLDVSIDGLPLNKSGPIQLWPILLKVVEMPKLPVVTVATFSGTAKPESIEEFLRPLVDELNVIQRGGLSVGDKTLHFKVRNFLADSPARSFIKATTSFNGMHGCLKCSCVGEYIPQGKKVFFDALDAPLRTDAGFRSRVCAYHHKLWRSSLEDLNNFDMIKNVPVGERLHLIDLGVTEKILQELLEGKFERCPRWSPQLKEDVSXFARQVQLPSXIHRSLRSVRYVAFWKDTEFRTFLHYTSVVVLKDCLEPHVYSHFLLYFCGITILSSSFYQHLWPRARDFLSRFVKDFGSIYGRTHLTSNVHNLQHVYEEVAMFGPLDDFSAYCFENHLQQIKRWVRSGTKCAEQVQDRANEITTSYMSANISALIYPRLKTNGIGLHLTTDFVLLPTFKDQWFLTKDNGIIKFLEAKKSSSLQISVVGMRFLSQAALFVVSAEGNTIVETSSADIHIFQARENGPSERVEVPWTAIRCKLVAVPLPSRPLNRPPVPTSTIPSIISFFPLLHTFQPD, via the exons ATGTCTTTAAAAGAATGTCTTCGACACCTTGCTGTTGTACATCAGCTCCCCCGTTCGGCGGTCAATATGATGCTGGCCATCCTACGGAATAAACTAGATTTAGATCTTCCCAAAGATGCGCGGACATTGATTGGTACACCAACCCGTGTTAATAGTCAAGTTGTGCCTATCCGGGGAGGTGATTTTTGGTATGGAGGTATTACATCTGTCCTGACAAAATACGTTACTCCGGTAACTTTTTCAAACATTCCCAATCCTGAAGATGCACAGTTTTCATTAGATGTGTCAATCGACGGGCTACCATTGAACAAAAGTGGGCCAATCCAACTTTGGCCTATTCTTTTGAAGGTGGTAGAGATGCCAAAGCTTCCGGTTGTGACGGTGGCCACATTCAGTGGAACGGCAAAACCGGAAAGCATCGAAGAGTTTTTGCGGCCGCTGGTAGATGAGCTGAATGTAATTCAGCGAGGAGGTTTGAGCGTTGGCGACAAAACGTTGCATTTTAAAGTTCGCAATTTTCTCGCTGACTCGCCGGCTCGAAGCTTCATAAAAG caaCAACCAGCTTCAATGGGATGCACGGTTGTTTAAAGTGTTCTTGTGTAGGAGAATACATTCCCCAAggtaaaaaagtttttttcgaTGCATTGGATGCTCCCCTGCGTACGGACGCAGGCTTTCGATCAAGAGTATGTGCGTACCACCATAAATTGTGGCGTTCGTCGTTAGaagatttaaataattttgatatgataaaaaacgtgcctGTTGGCGAGCGTTTGCACCTTATTGATCTGGGAGTTACCGAGAAAATACTCCAAGAGCTTCTAGAAGGCAAATTTGAAAGATGTCCTCGGTGGTCCCCTCAACTAAAGGAAGATGTTTCTTGATTTGCAAGACAGGTACAACTTCCTTCTTAAATACACCGTTCGCTTAGAAGCGTTCGGTATGTCGCTTTTTGGAAGGATACCGAATTTCGTACCTTCCTGCATTATACGAGTGTTGTGGTCCTGAAGGACTGTTTAGAACCTCACGTTTACAGTCACTTCCTACTCTATTTTTGCGGTATAACGATATTATCTTCCTCGTTCTACCAGCACTTATGGCCTCGGGCAAGAGATTTCCTTTCGCGATTTGTAAAGGATTTCGGCTCGATTTATGGTCGTACTCACTTAACAAGCAATGTCCATAATCTTCAACACGTGTATGAAGAGGTTGCAATGTTTGGACCGCTTGATGATTTTTCTGCATATTGCTTCGAGAATCATTTGCAGCAGATCAAACGTTGGGTTCGATCTGGCACGAAGTGTGCGGAGCAAGTGCAAGACAGAGCAAATGAAATTACTACATCGTACATGTCTGCCAACATATCTGCTCTCATATATCCtcgtttgaaaacaaacggTATCGGTTTACACTTGACCACcgattttgtgcttttgccaACATTTAAAGATCAATGGTTTTTAACCAAAGATAATGGCATTATAAAATttttggaagcgaaaaaatcgTCTTCGCTTCAGATCTCCGTTGTTGGAATGCGGTTTTTGTCCCAGGCGGCGTTATTCGTGGTGTCTGCAGAAGGCAATACAATAGTGGAAACCTCCTCTGCAGACATCCATATTTTCCAAGCAAGGGAAAACGGGCCGTCTGAAAGGGTTGAAGTACCTTGGACTGCAATCCGATGTAAGTTGGTTGCAGTCCCCTTACCCTCGCGCCCTCTAA